Proteins found in one Schistocerca serialis cubense isolate TAMUIC-IGC-003099 chromosome 5, iqSchSeri2.2, whole genome shotgun sequence genomic segment:
- the LOC126481840 gene encoding piggyBac transposable element-derived protein 3-like translates to MQDFILTVEEVKVFVGFLLFAGYHKLPAEKLHWSEDEDVGIPIIKTAMSRNRYQKLKTLIHFQDNDLANENKHNCGFKIRPLLNMINESFQKFGIFEENLSIDKLIVKYYGRSGLKHGYCFKFDLYCGKDPEDTARDDLLLGSRVVLNMLNCIEKPENHCVYFDNFFASRDLLIHLRNLSFRATGTVRGNRVGDCPLLSSNELKKTVRGNYDYQRMRNGEVLFVRWHDNRLVTIGAKFDKVEPLGAAMRYSRQASKKTQVQQPAILKSYNAYMGGVDHHDWLVGKYATVIRGKKWYRVLFTRVLEMALVNAWLFYRLVHGKNALDLLDFRLAVTVTYPKLGTGGPNIGRPMEYPSSQLRVIPDIRFDGIGHMIDKRSTQRR, encoded by the exons ATGCAGGATTTTATCCTCACAGTTGAAGAAGTGAAGGTCTTTGTCGGATTTCTTCTTTTTGCTGGCTACCATAAGCTCCCTGCTGAGAAGCTACACTGGtctgaagatgaagatgttggcatacCAATTATAAAGACAGCTATGTCAAGGAATAGATATCAGAAGTTGAAAACATTGATTCATTTTCAAGATAATGACTTAGCCAATGAAAACAAACACAATTGCGGATTCAAAATTAGACCCCTCTTGAATATGATAAAtgaatcttttcaaaaatttggaatatttgagGAAAATTTGTCAATTGACAAATTGATAGTCAAATACTATGGACGAAGTGGCCTGAAACA tggctactgtttcaaatttgatttatactgtggaaaggatccagaagatactgcaagggatgacctactattgggatcaagagtagtcctaaacatgctgaactgcattgaaaaacccgagaatcattgtgtgtactttgacaatttcttcgctagtagagatcttctgattcatctgagaaatttgagttttcgagcaactgggactgtcagagggaatcgagttggtgactgtccactactgagcagcaacgaactgaaaaagacagttcgaggaaactatgactaccagAGAATGaggaatggtgaagtcttatttgttcgatggcacgACAACAGATTAGTTACAATTGGTGCAAAGTTTGACAAAgttgaacctttgggagcagctatgcggtacagtagacaagcaagtaagaagacacaagtgcaacaacctgccattttgaagtcgtataacgcatacatgggaggtgttgaccaccatgactggttagttggaaaatatgcgaCGGTAATTAGAGGGAAAAAATGGTACAGAGTCCTATTTACACGTGTGCTGGAAATGGCCCTTGTAAATGCCTGGCTCTTCTAcagactagtacatgggaaaaatgcactggatttactggatttcagactcgctgttacagttacatacccGAAATTGGGCACTGGAGGACCGAATATTGGGcgtccaatggaatacccatcaagtcagttgagagtgattccagacatcaggtttgatggaattggtcatatgattgacaaaagaagcacgcaaagaagatga